In the Sus scrofa isolate TJ Tabasco breed Duroc chromosome 8, Sscrofa11.1, whole genome shotgun sequence genome, tggctgtggtataggtgggcagctatggttccaattcgacccctagcctgggaatttccatatactgtgggtgtggccctaaaaagccaagaaaaaaaaagtaaaaataaagatgtaatttaaattcaaaatcatttcataatgttttttaaaataaaactcatgtattatgcaacatttaaaaatttttagatagattttttttttaaagttactcataggtaacaaaatttaacattttgttatatttttcctctgaatttACTATGTGTATtcactttttaaagcaaaattggATTCGTACTATGTTATTTTTGCTTAAACTACATCATACTCCCATgttattaaatactttaaaaaacatgatttttttcatggtttcctaaTATCCCACCATTTGTATTATACCATTTGTATTTGTATTAAGATACCTAGAttgtttctaaaatgttattACAAAGTAAATTAACATTATTGTATTTAAAACCTCAAATAGTCTATGATcaaaatagtaggaaaaaaacagatttcattAACTACTCATAATACTTATCACTCCGAAcacttcctttttaatttccacattaaAAATCATCTATAACTATAGCTGCCATTTACTAGCTCATACTACATATAAGGCACATACATCATCTCACTAAATCCTCAAAAATGTCTGTGATACTGACTTATCAGGTTTTAAAAAGCCCAAATGATTAAGCAACCTGCCTAAAGTCATACTGTTAGGTGGCAGACATCAGATTTGAATAGTTTATTCTAACTCCAAAGCTTAAGCTCTCTTCCATTAAACCTTATGTTCTCTCAAAACATAAGTGTACTTTAAATTACATGTTACTCCAACTAACTGCTCAATATGGTGAAAAGAGACTTCTATCCTTCCATGTGGCTCTAACTTCTCTAATGTAGGAAGTATATTGATCATAAAAGGCGAACTTTATTTTAGGAATAGACTTGCACTACTGAATACTATGGAAAAACCTCTCACCTCACAGAACCTCCAAACTGGGGATTTAAGAAGCAAAACCATTTAACTGCACAAGATTTTAGTGTACATATAAACGGATATCTTACCGTCTTAGAACGCCAACACCTACAGTAAGCTGCTTTAGTAAGACACAGATCTTCAATGTTTATTTCATTCACCACTTTGggattttccttttgtattttaagATTAATCAAGCTATCCTTCTGTTGCTTTTTCTTCGGGAGGAATGGACGAACCGCAAGGTAGCCGAGTAGTGCAAGTACCCCAAGGAAAGGCAATAACCGAAGCCATTCTGAAACTAAATATGTACGGATTTGTTAGCATCTGCATGCTCTTGTAATGGAACTTAAGAGCATGTGTCACCttattctttatctattctttACTTCTCATTTgaatttcttaattatttaatttatttgtaataCTGTGAATAAACAACACAATCAAGACACCTATACCTAGGGCTACCTTATTTAATTTGTGGCCGGACTTGAGACTtttgaaactggaaaacaaagtttttcATATTAGGTCCTCATTCAAATATCCTATCTCATTATCTTCActaaatatatttgtgttttttttatttcaggaatTATGACCACCATAATTAATGAACAAAATTC is a window encoding:
- the CISD2 gene encoding CDGSH iron-sulfur domain-containing protein 2 yields the protein MVLECVARIVKVQLPAYLKRLPIPESITGFARLTVSEWLRLLPFLGVLALLGYLAVRPFLPKKKQQKDSLINLKIQKENPKVVNEINIEDLCLTKAAYCRCWRSKTFPACDGSHNKHNELTGDNVGPLILKKKEV